Proteins encoded in a region of the Amphiprion ocellaris isolate individual 3 ecotype Okinawa chromosome 21, ASM2253959v1, whole genome shotgun sequence genome:
- the LOC111571518 gene encoding zinc finger protein RFP-like: MATASSLLSEERFLCSICLDVFTEPVSTPCGHNFCSACISKYWDNSDSCQCPLCKKTFSSRPELHVNTVVSELAAEFAKVALIKASTPEPELPERTEILCDICSDMKAKAVKSCLMCLTSFCDVHLEPHQRVSVLKSHKLIDPVSNLDDKMCKKHNKITELYCRTDQACVCVLCLKMDHKSHDVVSLEEEYEAEMVKKDEVMANIQHMIQTRSDKIEELENSLDVSQREAEKEIEASVQVFTDFIHSIQKSQAELVEVIEERHRATKKKAEGFLKELRMEVAELESRSSQLEQLSRSEDHHCFLQNFSTLCSPENKDWTDTSLHSDLSFEAVRQAVAQVKRRADVIVEKIPEIKMKRMKEHAVDLTLDPDTANCCLLISQDRKQVAITEEQKVPNNPNRFEKYPEVLAQQGFIRGKFYFEVQVEEKPKWAVGVARESVDRKADTDLSVLEGYWTIGLDRGTYFAFGNPAVIVTLKEKPQKVGIFVNYDEGEVSFYDADSKSHIHSFSGYSFTEKLYPYFCPQDDLNGLNTAPLIITPVSQTT; encoded by the coding sequence ATGGCCACTGCCAGCAGTCTCCTGTCAGAGGAGAGGTTCCTGTGTTCCATTTGTCTGGATGTGTTTACTGAACCAGTGTCAACACCATGTGGACACAACTTCTGCAGCGCATGTATCAGCAAGTATTGGGACAACAGTGATTCTTGCCAGTGTCCGCTTTGCAAGAAAACCTTTTCTTCGAGACCTGAACTCCATGTGAACACTGTCGTGTCTGAGTTAGCTGCTGAGTTTGCAAAGGTGGCTCTAATCAAAGCCTCAACTCCAGAGCCAGAGCTTCCTGAAAGAACAGAAATTCTTTGTGACATCTGCTCTGACATGAAAGCGAAAGCAGTTAAATCTTGTCTGATGTGTCTGACTTCTTTCTGTGATGTCCACCTCGAGCCTCATCAGAGAGTTTCGGTTCTTAAGAGCCACAAACTCATAGATCCTGTGAGTAATCTGGATGATAAGATGTGCAAAAAGCACAACAAGATAACGGAGCTGTACTGTAGGACCGACCAggcctgtgtttgtgtcttgtgtctcAAAATGGATCACAAGAGTCACGATGTCGTCTCGCTTGAGGAAGAATACGAAGCAGAGATGGTAAAAAAAGATGAGGTGATGGCAAATATCCAACACATGATACAGACACGATCTGATAAGATAGAGGAGCTTGAGAATTCCCTTGATGTCAGCCAGAGAGAAGCTGAGAAAGAGATAGAAGCCAGTGTGCAGGTGTTCACTGACTTCATTCACTCCATTCAGAAAAGCCAGGCTGAGCTCGTTGAGGTGATTGAGGAGAGGCACAGAGCAACGAAGAAAAAGGCTGAAGGTTTTCTGAAAGAACTGAGGATGGAAGTGGCTGAGCTTGAAAGCAGAAGCAGCCAGCTGGAGCAGCTGTCCCGCTCTGAGGACCATCACTGTTTTCTCCAGAACTTCTCAACCTTGTGCTCTCCTGAAAACAAGGACTGGACCGACACCAGCCTTCACAGCGACCTGTCTTTTGAGGCAGTGAGACAAGCTGTAGCTCAGGTAAAACGCAGAGCAGATGTGATTGTGGAAAAGATTCCCGAGATCAAAATGAAGAGAATGAAAGAACATGCAGTGGACTTGACTCTTGACCCTGACACAGCAAACTGCTGCCTTCTCATAAGTCAAGATAGAAAACAAGTTGCAATTACAGAGGAACAGAAGGTTCCCAACAATCCAAACAGATTCGAGAAATACCCAGAAGTTTTAGCACAGCAGGGGTTCATACGAGGGAAGTTTTACTTTGAGGTGCAAGTAGAAGAAAAGCCTAAGTGGGCTGTTGGAGTGGCCAGAGAGTCTGTAGATAGAAAGGCAGACACAGATCTGTCAGTTTTAGAGGGTTACTGGACCATTGGGTTAGATAGGGGCACATATTTTGCATTTGGAAATCCAGCTGTTATAGTCACACTGAAAGAGAAGCCTCAGAAAGTGGGCATCTTTGTCAACTACGATGAAGGGGAGGTTTCTTTCTATGATGCAGATTCCAAATCACACATCCACTCCTTCAGCGGCTACAGCTTCACAGAGAAACTTTACCCGTACTTTTGCCCTCAAGATGACTTAAATGGACTAAACACTGCCCCTCTCATCATAACACCAGTATCTCAAACTACCTAG